TGTTGCTATCAACCGTGATCATTGGTGTAGTGTGTTGCAATTGTGTAAATGTAAAGTTCTCAAGAATAGTGTAATCTCTTGGTTGACTCGAGGACGAACAACATGTAAATGTAGGGTAGTGGTGTTTGGATATAAATGTATATTTTTAGTATATTGCTTACCTTTAAATTTTAGTGTTGTAATGATTAATTATGTGATGTTTGACCTTAATTGTGTCATTTTTATGTGTAGGACGTTTGAGGATAGGAATTCATAAAGGTTATACTGAAGGATGTAAATCACAAAAAGAGTACGAAAAGGTAAAAAACGGACGAGTTCCAGAACCAGGTGCTAGGCCAGGCGACACTTGTGCGATCAATCAGGAGATAGAGTTGGCGAAGCCTGCTCCAAGGCGTGCTGCACACCAGGCCTCGCGAGCTCTAAGGCATGGTTCTTTCCCAATTCATGCATTAAATGTTTTTTTACTTAGATTTGGACTTAGGGACTCCGATCCTAACCTATAAATGCCCCCAAACATGATTATTAAGGGATCGGTCAATTTTGCAGGCGAGAAAAGGCAAAGAAGCACAAACACAATATGGAATTCATCGATTCTTCCATTTAGTATTCATAGATTTTatgtttaaaataatattttgattATTGTCATGAACATGAGTGGCTAAGAACTTCAgtattctggggttatgggttGTTATTAACTATTGATTGTTTTGCTTGAATTATCATATTAATTTgtttattcaatcttgcacttaattATTCTATTGCGTAGATAACAATAAAGTACTATCTATGAATTTATAGTTTAACTTGAAAGTGGAAACTATAgatttttttataatatttttttagTCAAATGGTTTACAAAAAACAACCTGTAGTGAGAGTAAGTTCAACAAAAGAACTAGGATGGAAGAACTCCTTCCATTTATAGTTGGTCCTATAAATCATAGGAAAACAAGATCTCCCTATGTGAAATGACAAAAATACAGTTATACAACAACATAGGGGTAATAGTGAAGAACATAATACAACAGGAGATGTGCATGTTGGCTTTAACAGGAGATAATACAACAGGAGATCTACAGACAGGAGATCTCCCTATCATGTTGGCTTTAACAGAAGTTCTAAAAGCCATAGTGAAGATAGTACTGACAGATAACCAAAGATGAGCATATTTTGGCTGATTTACAGTCGACTCAAATTGCCAAAAGGAGCTGCTGGTAGAAGTAGATGTCTTCAATTTCAAACTCTAGAAATTGCTGCTGCGAGAGTGTGTCATTAAAGAGCCTATGAGTGCATAAATAGTTGTAGATTGACATGTCTGTTGCACTCCTATAGTGCTAATGACACTTGTAGTTGCCCAATAATTGTTCAAGTTGCATGAAGTGTTGTTTCTTTCAAATACCAAACAGAAACTACAGACAGAAGAGAAAGTACTCTGTGGATTCATGTGTTCCCCCATGGAATTGTCTGCTATATGTGTTGTTTTCAGGTGGCTGTTGTTGCTAAGATATCTGTGACACTTGGAAATTGCCCCAGTAAAGATATGGGCATAATATCCATATGGTATGTGAACCGATGCACTGAAGAATGCAAGACCAGCTGTTGATGATCGCTGCCAATTATGTTAATGACTGCCTTTAGCTTGTGCATAAGTAATCAGTAGGAGCTGGGAGCTGAGTGTTGCTGTAGCAAATGGTATCAAATATTGTTTCCCCAAGTAAatatgaagttttgaagactgacaaaagaactcagacatggaccaggtccatcttgtgaagcacaatcgtgatcaacccaaacatgtgagatgcaagtgaaagagataaatctaacttatcagaagtaatatctcctgatcatgatcgaaaaggttgcatattggataaggtgaaagactccttacacaaagagaacacagtttaggaaaatgatagagttagagtatgagatcaactataactcttccaccatggaagagtagcatctgtatcctagttaatctctaattactaaccccttaaatattagtgttgttctcttttacaagtaatgcacataagcagaagttaaatgtgaattgagagcacaatagcaagacaattttgcaagcaatttatgtatgATTCAAGcatgcaatcctgaagctacttgaaccagatagaagaaccagttccaagtgtttATCTTTTACTTTAGTTCagttgtagtaggtgattttacattgtatctttcagcttttatagaagcaattgtattaggaacttagagttttcaagttagagttaacttgaagttgtcgcaacagttgaggttgtgtgccacaatgCGATTatagttaatcctaggtttataaaagagtttttggctcagtgattttagtggagagtttgggaaaatcctaaaGGTAGGTCGTgttttttttcaccttttgagccaggtgttttccacgtaaaatctccaTATTCTTTATTTTCTATAGTTATTATTCTGCAAcaatagtagttggaacacatagaagaaccaggtccttctataataaatataagcaaaaattgggtaccacacaaatcatcccccccctcttgtgtggtattgaagtctaaAGCATCAATTTGTATCAGAGCGGGTTGTCCTtaaagaggctaacaccttaggaacagatcaagatgagtgcaccacctgaaaTCTGGGAAGGgaaatccactgctaggcctccactctttaatggccagtactattcctggtggaagaacaggatgagagaccacatcataggagaagactatgaactctgggacatagttagtgatggtcccctggctactacaaagaagaatgctgaaggagtggacatGCCAAAGCCAAGAGCTGACTGTACTGCTGAAGATTTGatgaaatgggaaaagaatgccaaggccaagaaatggcttgtgtgtggactaggtccagacgagtacagcaggattcaaagttgtaccactactAAGGAAATATGTAACACTCTACAAGTGGCctatgaaggaactcctcaagtaaagagatcaagaggaacactgttatattctcaatatgagaattttaccatgaaggaaggagaaaccatccaagagatgtatacaggtttcacaacactaacaaatgaacttaagtttCTTGGAAGAATTATCCTCGAaaaagacaaggttgagaaaatcttgacaagtgTCTTGCCCGTAACTTGGGAAAGAAAAATCACgactattcaggaatcaaagaacattgctactctcaagttggatgagctgattggaaatctcactaCCTATGAACTAAGAAGGCAAATtatgaagatggatgcacccaagaagaaAATAAGcctggctctcagaatagctgaaggtgcagacttagaggatgatgaaatggctatgatcacaagggatttcaaaaagtaccgatgagaggaaagggttcttcaagaggttcaaccttcaacaaaccaagggctcctgcaaaacagaccaacgagggATGCTACAAATATGGTAagactgaccacatgatcaagaattgtccCAGTGGgatgaatggaagaaggaaagagctgaatgaaaaaataggaagaaggaacatgttcaacccaaaaggaacaaaggatcaacaaaggccctggatgctgcttggggagaaacctCAGATGAGGATTCAATAAAtaaagctggagatgaacaagcacttatggccattggagaatgaggcgatgaacaagaggtaagtgttattcatctcaaagacaagactaaatttttgtctaaaaaaAGGTTATCTAAATTATTgttagacttcattgatgagtttgAGGTCATAAATAATGAGAAGGAACAGATGTCTAGGGAATGcgtgatcctaaaagccaagtgcaaaaatttGGAATTTAtggctagtgaaagtgatagtaaaaatgttGATTTGAAGAAACAGGTTTttgaacttgacaccagtgtcttagaacttaggtctgaaaattcaaaactaaaattaggaacaggtaagaagaaagctgatcacacacatctcaccttagaagaaaatctgggaaaaatgaaggatgagttgtacaataAAGATGAATAGAtaagagtcttaaaagaagatctaggcaagGTGATGCATGAGCTAGATAGAACTTCCAAAAGGAATAAGTCCTCTGATACACTATCCTGGCTACAAGATCACCACAATAGCAACAAGAGAcgacttggctatgggaccccatcacctaagtgggatcccaaaagcaaatacatcacacttcctgaaaacaaaatctgcacacactgtggcaagactggtcattacaaaagtgaatgtaatgcaaaagaaaaggacagtcaaaagaacaaaacctttgttcaagagaaaaataggctgcctgaATGGGCCAATAGGAATTTAATTCATCCTGTTgtctatagaaagggacccaaactagtttgggttcctaagactaactccttatttcattttgcaggtccaagtgaagggaagtagccaaatatggtacatggatagtggctgctcaaagcatatgactggaagtaagaaccagttcctttcacttgaggacctaaaaggaggtaatgtctcctttggaaatgggaagaaaggtgagatcattggggttgaaaaggtaggtaagacagactcacattccattaagaatgtctacttgatagatggcttgaaatatagcctaattggcatatcacaactgtgtgacagaggtaacctggtagcattcacctctaccaaatattttgtgattaatcttaccactaacaagattgttttgcaaggAAAAAGAGTTAAAAATATTTACATTatagatttgtccactctttcagaaaatgaactcacttgcttgagtgtgttggacaatgatcccctcctgtggcacaaaagacttggtcatgcaagtctgaatcaaTTCAACAAATTAGTTTCCAAGGACcaggtgatagggttacctaacatcaagttcaaggaagataaagtttgataggcctgtgcaagggggaagcaggtaagattaTCCTTTAatagcaagaaaatggtaagcataaccaggacgatggaactggttcatatggatcttcGTAGTCCAATAAGAACATTGAGtggaggtggtaagaaatatgtgatggtacttgttgatgattactctaggtttacttgggtattgtttttaacatccaaggatgaagcatttgacatgtttactgcctttgttagaaaaagtCAGAAACAACTaagtaatcaacttgcatcaattaggtctgatcatggaacttaatttgaaaatgctaagtttgctgaatttgtgatgagcatggtatagatcataatttctctgccccctaggactcctcaacaaaatggatcagttgaaagaaagaataagaCTCTtaaagatatggctaggactatgcttctttctagtaaactgccccttAGCTTCTGGGCGAaggctgtaaatactgcatgttacatcattaataggtgcatgactagaccgcttgtagagaagactccataTGAGTTATTTAAagagataaaaccaaatatatcccatcttaggacatttggatgcaagtgctttgtgcacaataatgaaAAGGACTCCcaaggtaagtttgatcccagaagtgatgagtgAGTATTCtagggatattcttcacatagcaaagcttataaagtgtacaacaaaaaaactttgtgtgtagaagaaagtggacatgtagtttttgatgaaactaacattctttctgagagagaggaacatgaagatgaagctattgggctggtaaaagaatTGAGTGAAGTTACAGCTCAAGCTGAAgatgcaccaaaagaaggaacaggtgatggaatagGTTCTTCCATCTAGGGCAACCGGACAGGGGAaactgaacaaagaagaactgaaaccaatcccctaatggaacctgtccatgagcctgttcctcagcaacagaacatgggagaaacatcaaacagaaaccagttggttatgaaaccttacaagtatcaaagttctcatcctattgagaacataattactgatctaacctctggagttaaaactagatcacaattaaataacctgtgtgcttttgatgatttcttatctcttattgaacctaaaaatgttgttgaggctttgtaggatgcatattgggtaaatgcaatgcaagatgaactcaatcagtttgaaagaagttaagtttggcatctagttccaagacccaaggacagatcattaattggcactaaatgggtcttcagaaacaagcttgatgaagatggaactgtTACAAGGAACAAATCAATGTTGGTGGTTCAAAGTTACAGCTAGGAggaaggcatagactatgatgagacctttgctccagttgtaagattggaagcaataagacttctgatagcctttgcagcacacatggaatttagtcttcatcagatggatgacAAAAGCACCTTCCTAAATGGCCACATAAAGGAAGAAGTATTTGCCAAACAACCTCCAGAGCTTGAGAGCAAGGAGTGTCCggaacatgtgtacaaattagacaaggctctctatggactcaagcaggctcctagaacATGATATGAGCGGCTGTCCAAATTCCttcttgaacatggctacaagagatgtaaaattgacagtactctattcttgagggaaaaggtaaggatcttcttgtagtacaaatatatgttgataacataatttttggggcaaccactgacAAATTGAGTAAGGAATTcgccaaattaatggggagtgaatttgaaataaGTATGATGGGtaagcttaactttttcttaggcttacagatcaaacaaaacccaaatggaaccatgatccatcatcAGAAATATGCAAAGGagttgattaagaagtttaaaatagatgaatcaaaagaaatagacatACCCATTGCAAcaactactaaattagacatagataaacctagttcatctgttgatcagaagttgtataggggtatgattggctcacttttgtatcttactgctagtagacctgacatagttttcagtgtagggctctGTGTTCGTTTTTAGGCAAATCCTAAGGAAACCCATttgactgttgtcaagaggatactcagatatttgaaaggcactactgatcttTGTCTTTGGTACCATAAAGGTAGCAATtttaatctagtaggatatgttgatgatgactatgcaggtttccttgtggataggaaaagcacctcaggcatgtctcattttcttggttcatgtttggtatcatgggccactaaaaagcaaaattcagtgtcCCTATCCACtactgaggctgaatatgttgttgctgCCTCCTGTTGTGCTCAACTGCAGTGGATCAAACAGTAGTTGATATatattttggcattgaagttggttgtatccctatcttttgtgataacactagtgctataagtatgacaaaaaacccagttcatcataagaggacttagcacatagatgttagacatcacttcttaagggataactatgagaaatgattgattaccatagaattttgtgctactgataaacaaattgctgacatctttactaaaTCACTGAGTAGAGAAAGCTTTGAAAGGAACAAGTTAGAATTAGGGAttattaagatcacctaatgggaccagctcagaatgcacaatgaaaaaaatgagaaaaaaatgaaaaaaaaaattttggCTAGGGAAtctggaacttgtgtaaatacctagattaatttttactcagtttcatactgtaaatagtataATACTATGACATGTGTTGATATGACTCACTAATCTCTAacaaattttctctattatggtaaattgaggcatgattaagagaattctaaatgaaaaATCCGGTTCATCAGTATTTATCATCTGACAAACGAGGTATGTTTTCTATGCTtcgcacaattagaaatataaatatttaaatcatgagcagagtcctacctaTGTTCAAAAACATCAGAAAATCCTACCCGTTTATtttttgaaccagttccgtctcTACTAGAGTTCTCACCACATAAaatgcctaaaatctagggaaacTTAACCGTTCATTCAACCtaaaatttcaggttgattagacctctaattaaCTGCTAAAAGCTACCATTAGTCTTCTTCTTTAAATACCTATCATCACCCTCTGCCACCCTCAATATTCCAAACCGTCAAAATCTATTTCACTCTTAATTGTTATCTCTTCCAAAAGCCTAACTCACAATCTCTCTCAAGAAGTTAGTTACAATGTCGAACCCTCAAGATAATCTAGGCACTCCTCCACCACCCTCCCCTTCTAGTTCCTCCACCCAGCACAACCACTCAACCTAGGATAAGGCGAGTAAAAATGCTTGCTCGGAAAATGATGGCAACTGGTGCTCTtttaaagaaattgaatgagAAATTGAAGTCAAGCCAAGCCCAAGAGTTTGAGAACTTAGACCATTCGTTCAAATCGGTGAGTTAGGGGGAAGGAACTggtcttctgactctgagaaGGCTCAAAACtccccttctaaggtaagttctACTTTGGCTAAAAATtcagaaaataggtttgttttagttgggtATGTCAGGAATGTGGAATTTCCTGAATTGGGAAGAAGAGGAGGTAAAAATaaagatgaaaaagaaaaagagatagaGGGTGTCTGTGTTGATATGAGGGGGAAAAGGAAAGGAGTGGCTGGTTCTTCACCCACTTTTGAATTGATGGTACCAGCTATCTGTGGGGTTGAACATGCAACTGCGGAAGAAAGTGGcaagaagtcagggggaagtaGTTCAGGGTAGGCTGCTAAAGGGTTGGTTAATCTAAGTTCACAGGCagatgaacctagttcatctaTTGAGGAGACCCTAACAGACCTTCTAAAGAAAGTAGATGccagttatgatccaaagaaaaggagaactccAATACCAAAAGCCCCCAGTACTGCAAAACCTTCCAAAAAATGAAAGGCTTCCTCCCCAACAACTACTGAAATTCCCTTGCCAAAGGAAAAGCCACAAGAAGTAGGGTGAAATAGAGTGAGAGTGAAATACAAAAAACGTTGGCTgaaagtaagaagaaaaggaTGGATAAAGGAAAAGGTAAGGTTGCAGAGTCCTCTGAAGCTGTTGATGTTGAGGAGAATGAACAGGCCCATCAGGAGGACCATACAACAATGGAGGTTCAAACACCCAAGCCCAgaaagaccaagacttcctccAAGAAGTCTTCATCTATGTCTAAGGCTGTTGAACCTTCAttggccaagaggacaaggtttgcagtgaaaaacaaacaagttaGAGTTTCTAAAGATGAGTCTGATGGTGGACAAGACAAGCTGGGCAAGTTTGGCAAAAGAAATATTTTGAAGGGAAAATTGCTGAAAGACTTAGTGGAACCAGGAATGGTTCGTTTGGTTGATGCCCTAGCTGTTTAgggctggaaggacatggtccttcagatggatggaaggctagccaggaatgagatcattgaattcATGCCAAATGCTAAGGTCAAAGATGGTAGAGTCACCAGCCAAGTAAAAGGAGTTCAAGTGACCCTCGATCGAATTGAGGAAAAAGGGGGGGAGCTCAAAAACGGTGAATCTTGAGCTTTCTTCTCTTATTCAATTGATAGTTTGATCGAGGGCAAGCGGAGACAAGTCACTTGCAGAGAAGCTAGGAGAGATTCTTGACATCCCTGCagagggatatgatgactatacCAGGCAAAGATGGCCAAGTCTAAATTCCCCTCCTCCTGCCTTTGAAATTACTAGGAGATTCTACGATGTTGAAGAAGTGAATGAGGCCAAGTTTGTGCAcaagagtgaaatgaagccacAAAACAAAGTCctctttgagtttgtcaacaagtgcctactgGCCAGGCAAGAAAGAAGACATATTGCTAACTATATGGACTTAGTTCTGATGGAGTATCTTGAAAGTGGAAGACAAATCAACTAGCCtgcattcatcatcaagctactgGACAGGATTATAAATGGCTCTAAGGCCCATGCCAGCCCCTATGGATTTATTTTGACTACTGTTCTGGATCGATGAAAGGTGCCTctaaagaaatgggaaatggccaaAAGCAAGGACTACTTTGGCATTAATATTCTGATTGCATGTGACTATCTAGTCAATGCCATtccaaatgaacctggttcatccaagaagacaccTATCAATAGTAAAGTTAGGATTTTAGTTCATGAAAGTGAggccaaggatgctgagatagctaggtTGAATGTTTGCTTAGCTGAGGTGGAATttgagagggatgctctcagaactgagcttaccAACCTTGAATCTTCTTCACaatatgctgaatcttctccaagcccaaaaccaaccctctagctcccccaagccttaggaattctatcctttatctcatgcactCGTCTAGTACCatcagtgacccagattaggaatttctctctctttttgctcatgttttgaatattttttctttctctttgtggattgtggtagcaacatatcttctatcaatgatatctactatttttgctcttgttgattgttactatttccttgatagtttaaatatgtttgcttgattactgatgattaatccatgattgcacttgcagttgccccattgaccatgagtacttattaaaatctgggactcactttgtttatgcaacttttcgatgatgccaaaagggggaagagatattgtgctttacatattctgAATATGTGATGTTTATAATCTAATTAACCTgatccttgatgataagtgattttttttctaaactttgtattgatgAATAAGCTGAGTTCTTATAGGGCCTAAGTGAGTAAAAAatacagagtttgtcatcatcaaaagggaaatttgttggcccaagtaaatgtgaagttttgaagactgacaaaagaactcagacatggaccaggtccatcttgtgaagtacagtcgtgatcaacccaaacatgtgagatgcacgtgaaggagataaatctagcttatcagaagtaatatctcttgatcatgatcgaaaaggttgcatattggataaagagaaagactccttacacaaagagaacacagtttagggaaaggatagagttagagtatgagatcaactagcatctgtatcctagtcaatctctaattactaaccccttaaatattagtgttgttctcttttacaggtaatgtacataagcaaaagttaaacgtgaattgagagtaaaatagcaaggcaattttgcaagcaatttatgtgtgattcaagcgtgcaatcctaAATCTACTtaaaccagatagaagaaccagttccaagtgtctatcttttactcTAGTTCAAATGTAGTAGACTTTTCAGCTTTTAtaaaagcaattgtattaggtacttagaatTTTCCAGTTAGAGTTAACttaaagttgtcgcaacagttaaaGCTCTGTGCCACAACGAGATTatagttaatcctaggtttacaaaagagtttttgtaaatacaATTTTTGacttagtgattttagtggagagtttggaaaaatcctattGGAAGGTAGGTCGTATTTTTTTTCACCTTTTTAGCTaagtgtttttcacgtaaaatctctgtgttctttattttttgtatttattattccgcaatagtagtagttggaacacatcgAAGAACCAGATCCTTCTATAATAAAgataagcgaaaattgggtatcacacaaatcacccctcttgtgtggtattgaagtctaaAATATGAAATATTAAGGTCTGAGTCCATTTTGTATGGATAGCAGGACATTTCCGAAAAATTGATATGCTTTCAATAGATTGAGCAAAACAGCTAATACCACACATTGAAAGTgtatcaatgatccagagttgtcCAAATTACATGCAAAGAAGAGCAAACCGATTAGTAATAAAAATGCACCATTGTTCTACCTCCTTTGAGTTACTTTGGATCTGCAGTCAATGGAGCAGTAGTGCATGATATGGTGCACAATTCTCAGGTTTTTTGTCTACTGAGAAGGGATGGGGGATGATTGAGCTTTTTGTGGGTTTGTTTGCTGTTGGagggatgttgatgcttcagtTGTGAATGCTGTCTTTTTATCAGCTTGATGCTAATTGTTTATCGATCAAATGGACCTTTAATTTTTGCCATACTGTTACTACTCTGTTCTGAAATGAAACATTGGTACGAATTATTGGCAAAAACCTTTCTTCCTGTATGTTGCTGGCCGGGAACATCTTTGTGTGGTTGAAAAGATATGATATACTTTGTATCTTTGTCCTACACTCAACGGAATGAACACTCattggggtcgtttggtagggtgtataagaatagtgcggaataaggTGTATTCGTAATGCATGgcttagtaatgcaagcattagttatgccgatattatttcttatttactgtttggtgtggtgtattaaaattataatgcattgcataaatTTTATGAAAAGTAATTATTTACAAAAAggccctccatattctctagctttaagggaTTTAAAGGACAATAttgtctttaaccatactaatgcatgcattaatagccttggtattgctaatgccatggttttctatgcattacttatacataggataataccaagtatgatgtataactaatacaagtataCTATACACATGTTGAAAAAAtataccaaacaaggtattaataatgcatagagctaatgtttgcattattttttctaatgcCAAACGACCCCCGGGTGTTAGTACCACACACTGAGTGTAGGCcaattgattaagtatatcataagATTTGGTACCTGCAAAAAATAAAGCTAGGTTATTGAAATAGCTGCATTCTTTCATATGGCTAAGATTGAATGTCCCCAGTTTCTTGTGGCTTCTGAAGGCAAATGAGAGTGGATTAGGAAAGTTAACAGTGGGAGGGTTAAAGTTAGGGGTAAGAGAGTTTAGATGGCTGCTATTCGTTTTCCTGAAGGTGTACCAAAGGTGCTTTGTTGTCTGGTTCTTGTGGGCCGTGAGGCAGAAGGTTGGTGGGAATATggtgtagacaataaatttgcgtagagaaaaataaaatcgggccgaaaaatattgcaaaaattgtaatattttatttcaaatatttgcgtgtaacaatctctatgaatcctctaatTCTTCTTTTCTAGTATAAATTCAAGGACTTTCGAGTTTAATCTTGAATGTAAATTTGATTTATCCGTCGCgaacactttgattgttgccaTGAATTTTATCAAGGACAAACAGCCTTGATCTTGAACgccttgtatttgatttgacttcgttcttgatctcgaatacttgaattgttcttcgttcttgagcttgaacttgattgcttgaagcctgaaacttgtagagaaatttgcggcgtttgatccacgagctctcttgcttcttgttataacttttaGTAT
This sequence is a window from Nicotiana sylvestris chromosome 3, ASM39365v2, whole genome shotgun sequence. Protein-coding genes within it:
- the LOC138887315 gene encoding uncharacterized mitochondrial protein AtMg00810-like; its protein translation is MGSEFEISMMGKLNFFLGLQIKQNPNGTMIHHQKYAKELIKKFKIDESKEIDIPIATTTKLDIDKPSSSVDQKLYRGMIGSLLYLTASRPDIVFSVGLCSNFNLVGYVDDDYAGFLVDRKSTSGMSHFLGSCLVSWATKKQNSVSLSTTEAEYVVAASCCAQLQWIKQ